The Mesorhizobium sp. INR15 region CGATGGGGTGGCGCATAGACAAGGGCGGAATCCTTCGAATTATCTCCCAAGCAGCCTTAGCTAAACGGACAAAGGCGCCGTTGTCTTGCTTGCCTTCGCCCCAGGGTTGGTCCTGACTTCCGCGTTTCCCAGATTATCTCGCCGCACGGCGCGCGGTTCCATGCTGCGTTAGAGAGGGGGTAGCACGGCAGCTACAGTTCGGTGTGGAGGCACGCAGAGCTGGAAAGAGGATCGCGGCAGTGTCGCGATCGGAGCCATGATGTGGGGCCTGTAATTGCTCAGCCCGTGGTGATGGCTGATCCAAGTTCGCAACGAAACCGGTAGATTTGACTATCCGGCTAGTTCGCTGAAGGAGCGCCTCTATCTCCTTCCGGGTCCGCCTGGCCAGCCGAAGGAATATTGCGTCCTCATATACGGCACTGGCGCGGGAAATCAGGGTACGCTCGGGGGGCTTAGTTGAGGTCACAGGCCGGTTTCTCTCCGGGCGCTACGCTGCAGGAATTGCCACGAACGCCATTGGGCATGAGCAAGCGCTTGCCTCCACTCTAGGTGTTGAGGGTGGGAAGGAAACGCTAGTCAACCTGATCTATAGGCCGGTCGAAGGCAGGCCTGGTTGGCACGAGTTTTTTGGCACGCCGATGCGCGTTGCTCATCGGGAGGTACTCAGACGCCGGGTATCTCCTTTGGCCCTGCGGCAGTCTAACCACGGTCGGGCCGTGTGGTCCGTAAAGGTTCTGTCGTTTGATCCTGCGACGAAGGAAACGCTGCTGGACAAATGTCCTGAATGCGGCACCTGGCTCGGTTACGGAATCAGCTATGGGGTATCCTCTTGCGGCAAGTGCCTCCACGAAGACACCGAGGGCTTCATCCGGGGTCGCATCGATCTGAGGGACTATCCGCAGCCGAGGGTGGAAGTTGAGGATATGGAGGCGCTCGACTTCGTTACCGGACTGATCGATCCTAATCCGGAGGTGAGGTCGAGCTTCCATCCGGCACTTCCGGAAGCGCTTCAAAGTTACTCGAGAGGTGGATTGTTCGAATTCGCGGTCGCGCTCGCATGCGCGATTACCGCTGATCCCGTGAAGGTAACCGCATTTCTGCCACGACCGGGGGCACGGGGGGGGTATTCTCGCTTTTCGCCTGAGGTCCTTGCGCTAGCTGGAAGAACCATCCTGTCATGGCCGAAAGGATTCGATCGGCTGGCGTCCATGGCGAGAGAGAACGCCGCTCTTCGGAAAGGGCATTTCGGCATCAAAAAGGAACTGGGCGCCCTCCTGGCGCTCAGGCTGGATCCCCACATCGAACCTGGCTTGCGCGAAGAGTCTAGGATGGCGATCGAGCAGGACATGCGGCGAACCGCGACTGGGCACACCATGGTCCGTCGGAAGGAGAACCTTTTTCGTGAGGACCTGATGACCATGCAGCAGGCCTCGAAACATCTCGGCATCACCCGAAAAACCATGCGTCGGTTTGTCGACGACGGGGCGATTGGCGCTCATCGCGCCGGAACTGCGGAGAGAGCTCCAGTCCTGGTATCACGAAAAGAAATTGAATCGATATTGAAGGCCAGGAACGGATTCGTGCCAGCCACGTCCCTTTCGAAAAAGTTCGGATTTCCGGTTATGGTCCTGCAAAGTTTGGCCAAGGCCGGCGTCCTGGAGGAAAAAGCCAACCCTGTCGGCCTTGCGCCCGGTTCCTACTACGTCGAGGGTACGGTCAATGCTTTGCTGGGACAGTTAGATTGCCGCGCGCATCCGATCTCGACGCGAACCAATCTCGTGGATCTGCGCCGGGCCGCCTTGCTCGCCGGCTCGCCCAGCAAGAACCCTTGGCCGGGCATCTTCCGAGGAGTGCTTGAGGGGCAGCTTAAGCTCTTTTCGCGTAGTTCCGGGAAAGCTCTGCTCGGGAGGTACTTTCTGGAAGAAGCTGCCATTTCCCCCATTTCTGAAAGGGCCCTCACTTGGCCTGAGCCGACGGATCGCGCACCGCTCACACGCGCCGATATCGGCTTCCTTCTCGATCTTCCAACCCCATCCGTCTATGCCCTGATACAGGATGGGATTTTGAGCAGACAGCCTACCTTAAGCGAGGTCCAAAAGTTCTATGACGTGTTTGTCATGAGCAACGAAGCCGCTCGTCTGCTCAGCGGCAGCGAAGATCTTGAGGATTGGGACACATCCAGCATCTTGTCCGGCTCCGGACTCGAACCCGCCTACACGACCACCTACAAAAAGAGGCGCGTCTGGCGCCGAAGAGACGTCCTGCAACTGGCACGGATACTGCCCACGCGCTAGCGGGTATCGTGTGGCCGGCACCGTAATTTCGGCAGTTAATCGCTTTTTCAAGAAATGACTGAATAGTAGCCTGGGGCTGATGCCGCCGGGCCTTTTTTTGATGGGCTGGTAGTCTAGTCTTGATCGAAGCCATATTGAACGTTTGAATCGCTTCTGTTTGGCGCGTGAATCGCTATCATTTGTCAGGTGGTGCAATTTCAAGCAGTTAGCTGAATCGCCCAGAATTTGTCTCTACAGATAAGCCATTGTTATCGCGGTATTTTTCGAGAGTGGCCTACGATATGGGCTCGAACCCACTCTCGTTTGAAGAACCTCGAAGCGTTTTTACGCATTTCAAGGACATCGAATCGATCCAGTCGTCGCGAGTGCTGAACTTGTGTGACCGTTGTCGCGGTTCGGCGAAATCGGCGCGCTTCTGATTCAGTCAGAGCTCGGCGAGTTCGTCGTCCGCTTCATTGATACCGTGCGCAGCCGCTCGCTCGAGCCAAAGGCGACCGGCCGACGGGTCGCGCTCCCCGGCGAGACCTTTGGAGAGATAGCGCCCGAGCATGAGTTGAGCTTGGCTATGCCCACGTCCGGCAGCGGCGGCGTACCATTTCTGCGCTGCTGTCTGGTCGACCGGCAGGCCGTGGCCGGCTCCGTACAGCGCGCCAAGCGCAAACATCGCCCCGGCGTGACCGTCGGCGGCGGCCCGCTCGAACAACCGCATTGCAGCCGTCGGCTCGCGCGTGCCTCCGCGCCCGTTGAGCAGCATCTCGGCGAGCGCCACCCGTGCATCAAGCACGCCGGCGTCGGCGGCCCGCGCAAACCACGCTCGGGCCTGAGTTGGGTCGGCCGCCACGCCGCGTCCATCCTGGAGGAGGCGGGCATACATATATTGCGCCTCGGCGACGCCTTCGGCCGCGCGCCGCAGCCAGTGTGCCGCTTGCCCCTCGTCCTGGCGAACGCCGACGCCCTTGGCGAAACAGAGCCCAAGGTTGAATGCCGCGATGAGGTCGCCCGATGATGCGGCCGCCTCGAACCATCCGGCAACGCTTGCACCGTCGTCCGGCTCGCCGGCCCCTCCGAGCACAAGATTGGCGAGGTCGGTCTGTGCCTCCTGATTGCCGCCATTTGCAGAAGTGCGCAGCCAGCGGGCCCCTTCCTCGACGTCCTCGGCCACACCGTTTCCCGTCAAATAGAGCGAGGCCAAAGCGCGGGCGGCGGCCTGATGGCCCGCTTCGGCCGCCCGCCGATACCAGTTTGCGGCTTCTGCAAAATCCGGCCGCTGCGTCTTCACACAGCGATCGCCCAGAAGATTGGCTGCCTCGATATTGCCAGCCAAGGCGGCACGCCGCATCCACGCCTCTCCGGCAGCGGTATCATGGTCGACCAGTCCACCATCGATCAGCGCCAATCCCAACCGGAACTGGGCTGAGGGAAGGCCCTTCTCCGCCGCAGCCTGATAGAGTTGCGCGGCTGCAGCCATGTCGCGTGCAACGCCGAGCCCGTGCTCGGTAAGGACCGCGAGAAGATAGGTTGCGGTCGGCAGGCCGGCGTCGGCCGCGCGTCTCACTTCGTCTGCAATCCTGGCCCGATTTTCGCGCTTGCCGCGCCGGGCCAGCGACAGGGCGAGGCCGAGACATCCTTCGGCGCAGCCGGCAGAAGCCGACTTCTCATACCAGCGGTGCGCCGCATCTGCATTGCGCATCGGTTCGGGGCCGCTGGTGAGGATGTAACCGAGGATCGCCTGCCCCGTTGCCGAGCCTGCCTCGGCTGCCTTCGTGGCAAAGCCGAACGCAGCCGCAAAGTCCGGTTCGCTTGAGGAATCCCGTTTGAATAATTGCTCCGATTCGGCGCCTTTGCCGTCAGTTTCCGCCGTCACCAGCCCGGTGACGTAGAGAGCGGCGAGGAGCGCCTGCGCATCGGCGTTCCCGTGGTTGGCTGCCCGCAGCAGCCATCGTGCGCCTTCCATACGGCTCGGTGGCACACCCGAGCCTTCGAGATAGCAACGCGCGACCCGGTACTCGGCGTCGACGATCCCCGCGCGCGCCGCTGTCGCCATAAGCGGAAAGGCATCCGCGGGCTTGCCGCTGTCAGAGAGCTGGATCGCCCGGCGCAACGCTGCTGCCGGGGAGGCCAGATAAGTCAGCCGATCCAGGATTGCCATCGATCCAAGCCTCTGATTCTATGGCTCCCGCATCGCTTCCTGGCCGATCGGGAGCATCACACCGAGAATGTATTTGAGCACTGTGCGGCGGCCGACCTTCACGTCGGCGGTAACCGGCATGCCGGGGCTTACAGAGAAGCCGGCGGGCACGCCGTGGAGGGCAACCTGGTCGATGGAAATGCGCGTGCGATAGAACGGCTCGGCGTCAGAAGGCAGCATGGCCAGAGAGCTGTTTGGATCGCGTGCTTGCTCCTGCGCCGAGAAGGAATCAGGGCTGAGCGCCCGCACGGTGCCATGAGCGAGGCCGTATTGCGAATAGGGGAAGGTATCGAACTTGATGACCACTTGGTCGCCGACATGCACAAAGCCGCTGCTGCGGCCGACGATGTTTGTCTCTATCTCAAGCGGTGCGTTGGCCGGCACCAGCGTGATCAACCGCTCGCCGGACTGCAGGACCGAACCGACCGAGACCTTGGCCACTGACTGAACGATGGCGTCTGCTTCGCTTTTCAACTCGACCAGTTGCTTGCGCAGCTTTGCCTTGTTGAGAAGTTCGCGGGCGTCGGAGATCCGCGAACTCGCCTCCGACAGGCTCTGCGAAACATCCGCTCGCCAACCCTGAATGTAGCCGTCGCGTTCGGCCGCCACCGCCGCCTGCTGGAGCTTTGCGGCTTCCGCTGTCTGCTCGGCATTGCCGAGCGCCCGAGACATTTCCGCGCGATTGTCCTCGGCAAGCAGTGTATTGAGGCGACTGCCCACCTGCCTTGCCTCGAGCTGCTTGCGCATCTCTTCAATCGAGCCCGCGACCGCGAGCCGCTGGCGGTAGCCATCTGCATCCGATAGCGAACGCGAGATTACGGAATTGAGTTCGTCGCGCTGGCGGTCGAAATTCTCCACCTTGGCGTCATAGACTGCCTTGCGGCGCTCAAAGATCGATGCCTGCAGGGTCCAGCTCGGGTCGAGACCCTCGTAGTTGAAGGCCTGGCCGTCGGCTTCCGCCTTCAATCGCGCCACTTCAGCTTCAAGCGTCGAAACCTGCATCGCAAGCGACGCAAGGTCGGCTGAAGCAAAGGTCGCATCGAGGCGAGCAAGCACTTGACCGGCCTGGACGTGCTGTCCTTCACGAACGTCGATCGAGCGCACGATCGCGGTTTCCAGCGGTTGCACGACGATGTTGGGCGATTTTGACACCACGAGCCCTCTGGCCGTCACAACCTGATCGACCGGTATCAGTCCTGCCAGGGCGATCAGCGCCATGACCAGACTCGCGATGATCCAGACGATGCCGCGCGCCGCCCGAGGAATAGGCGCATTGGCGACAGCCGCCGACGGCCACTGGAACTCGAGTATGGCTGGCGTTGTCGGATCCCTCGTTTCCATCCGATGCCGCCGAGCGGGGAGGGCGATGAGAGAGGTGCTACTCATGGGTTACCGGACCTGAAACGCATATGAGCCGCGGCATCGTCAAACCAACCGCGGCGGCATGGCGACCGGACGGCCATGGCGGCCATCGAGGTGCCGGTTTTGCTGCGACCACAGCTGGCGGTAGAGCGCGCATCGTTCGAGCAGCGTCGCGTGCGGCGCGACGTCGAGGACCTTACCCTGATCCATGACCAGGATATTGTCGCATTCGGTCAGCGACGACAGCCGGTGCGAAACGATGATCATGGTGCGCCCGCTGGCGATGCGCATGAGGTTGGCGCTGACCACAGCCTCGCTCTCCGGGTCGAGTGCGCTGGTCGCCTCGTCGAGGATAAGGATTGTCGGATCGTGGATGAGGGCGCGTGCGATCGCCAGCCGCTGCTTTTGACCGCCTGACAAATTGGGCGAACCTTCCTCTATGTAGGTGTCATAGCCATTCGGCATCCGCTCGATGAATTCCTGAGCGCCAGCGAGGTGCGCGGCACGCATGGCGTCGGAAAGCGTCAGGCCTGGGCGCCCGGCGATGATGTTGTCGCGGATCGACCCGCGGAACAGAAAGTTGTCCTGGAGAACCACGCCGAGTCCTTGGCGAAGATGGCGCAGATTGATTTCCTTGAGGTCGACGCCATCAAGCTTAAGGAAGCCGCTGTAGTCGCGGTTGATCCCTTGCAGGAGGCGCGCGATCGTCGATTTTCCCGACCCGCTGCGCCCAACAATGCCAAACATGCTGCCGGCGGGAATGTGGAAACTGACCCGGTCGAGCGCCGGTGTCTTGGTAGCGATATAGCTGAAGGTCAGGTCACTGAACGCGACCTCGCCGACAAGCTTGGGTCTCAGGCCGGTGGAATTCGAACTGCTCTCCAGCGGGCGGTTGAGGACCGACGCAGCCTCGCCGATCGCTGCACCGACCTCCTCGTAATCTTCAACCAGTCGCGCCAGGCCGACCAGCGGCTGCGCCACGCGCTGGGAGATCATCATGAAGGCGAACAGGCTGCCGACCATGTAGCCCGAACGGTCATTCAGCGCGAGATAGGCGCCGATCAGCATGGTGCCGAGCACCATCACACGTTCGACCGGCGTGACCAGGGTCTGCGGCCAGCTTGCAAGTTGCCCGAACGCAAGACGAGCCTTTCCGGCTTCCGCCACCCGCTCATCCCAGAGCGCCTTGCGCTGCGGCTCGAGGCCGAGCGCCTTCACTGTCTTGATACCGACGACAGTCTCGCCGAGCGCCGCCGACTTCCAGGTCTCGGCTTCGACCACTCGCTGGTATCTGCGGCGCAGCGGTCTGAGAAAGGCAAGGATGATCAGCATGATCACGACCGCGCAGGCCAATACGATCCAGGCGAGCGTGGCGTTGATGTAGAACATGACCGGCACCAGCACGCAAAGCGTGATCATATCCAGGAACGTGCTGAGGAGCTTTCCGGTCAGGAACTCGCGGATACGATAGACTTGAGCCAGGTGATACATCGTCTCGCCGGCCGGATGTCGTTCGAAATAGTCGAGCGGCAGGCGCAGGAGACGGCTGAAGACGTGCAGTTGCAGCTTGGTATCCAGACGGGCGCCGACAACATTGATGATCAGTCGCCGCGCATGGCCAAGAAGCGTCTCATAGGCGAAGACCACGGCGATCACCGCCGACAACAGCACCAACGTCGAGATGCTGTTGAACTGCAGGACCTTGTTGACCAATGTCATGACGATAAGCGGTGGCAGGATGGTCAGGATACTCAGCGTGAACGAGGCAATGGCGATGTCGCGCAGGGGCCGGCTTTCTAGCCGCACCAACTGGGCGAGCCAGTGAAGGGTGAAAGGTGCATCCGCTGCCACATGGGACCGTGTCGCCCGCAGCAGCACCGCCTCGCCCGTCCACACCTGCGCCAGCCGCAGTTCATCGATGGCGGTGGCCTCACCGTCGTCTGGCGCGTCGGCACTTTTGAGGAAGACGATGTTTCGCTCGGTGCTCGCCCCGGTAAGCAGAGCCGCGCCGCCATCGCTGAACAACAGGACGACCGGACCGGTGTCCTGGAAGCGCAAAAGGTGAGACCAGCGAATGCGGACGGCGCGCGCCCACATGCCGGCGTTCTGCGCCCACTCGGAGAGATCGGCGGCGGCCGGAATCGCGCCCGCGGCCCTGAATTCGTCCGGGTCGAGCTCGACACCGTGATAGCGGGCGGCATGCAACACGGCCTTGAGGCGTGGCCCGACCTTTTCGCGATCGGCGGGGCCGCCGGGGGGCCGCGCCGCCGCCTCGTGGCCGCCAGCCAAACCGCCGGCGCCCTCGACTTTGGTGCCGGCGCGGATCGAGACCGGCTGGTTTTCGGTGTTTACAGGGACGTTCACCATGGATTTCTCATCCGGTACGCCGAGCTACGGTTCAGCAAAGGCCAGAGTGAGGAGTTTCCGCCGAGATTTCCGGCGATGCGGTATTGTACCCCGATCGGCTGCGCGAATTCCGCTTTCGCACGGAATTCGCGCTTGCCCATCGGTGGTCTATCTTCAAATTCCCTGTTCATTCGTGCGGCTTCAAGAGATCCTTAATAGAGGTCTTGGTGTTGTGGTCGTTGCTGGCGTAGCCGGCGCCTGGCTTGGTCTGGTCCGAGGTAAGATCCGTGCTCGCCCCTGACGGCTTATTCTGGTTGTTACCGAATCCACTGATCAACTTGAGTACATTCAGCAGGTCTGTCGTCACCGAAGTCGTCGCAAGGCCGATCAGGTGGCGGAACGTCCCATGGCTGCCGTTGCCGTCAGTCGAGCCGGATTGCAGGAATTGCTTCGTATCCTTGAGCCCGAGCGAGGTGGACGTGACCTTGGCGGTGTTACCGTTGCCGGGCTTGCCATCGTCGTCGCGGTCGTCCTTGTCGCGCCCCTTGCCTGGGTTGCGGCTGTCGTTGCGGTCGTCGTGGTCGCCATTGTTGGCGTGGTGATGGTGATGATGATGATGATGATGATGATGCTTATCATCGTCACCGCCCGAGCCGGTTGCTCCTGTCGAACCGGTCGGACCAGGCGCTCCGGTTGAGCCGGTCGAACCTGTGGCACCCGTCGAGCCAGTGGCACCTGTCGAGCCAGTCGCACCGGTCGAACCAGTTGCTCCGGTCGAGCCGGTTGAGCCGGTCGAACCTGTGGCACCCGTCGAGCCAGTCGCACCTGTCGAACCAGTTGCTCCGGTTGAGCCGGTTGCACCTGTCGAGCCAGTCGCACCTGTCGAACCAGTCGCTCCGGTCGAGCCGGTTGCACCTGTCGAGCCAGTCGCACCTGTCGAACCAGTCGCTCCGGTCGAGCCGGTTGCACCTGTCGAGCCAGTCGCACCTGTCGAACCAGTTGCTCCGGTCGAGCCAGTGGCGCCTGTCGAGCCAGTCGCACCGGTCGAACCAGTTGCGCCGGTCGAACCAGTCGCTCCGGTATCACCAGTCGAACCAGTCGCTCCGGTATCACCAGTCGCACCAGTCGCTCCGGTAGAGCCCGTAGCGCCTGTAGAGCCGGTGTCGCCGGTGGCTCCAGTTGCCCCCGTGGCACCAGTCGCTCCGGTGTCGCCGGTATCACCTGTCGCACCCGTGGCTCCAGTGTCGCCGGTGGCTCCAGTTGCCCCCGTGGCACCAGTCGCTCCGGTGTCGCCGGTATCACCTGTCGCACCCGTGGCTCCAGTGTCGCCAGTCGCTCCAGTTGCCCCCGTGGCACCAGTCGCTCCGGTGTCGCCGGTATCACCAGTCGCACCCGTGGCACCAGTGTCGCCAGTCGCTCCGGTCGAGCCGGTGTCGCCGGTCGAACCAGTCGCTCCGGTTGCGCCGGGGTCGCCGGTCGCTCCAGTTGCACCCGTGGCTCCGGTGTCGCCAGTTGCTCCGGTCGAGCCGGTGTCGCCGGTCGAACCAGTCGCACCCGTGGCTCCAGTGTCGCCAGTCGCTCCAGTTGCACCCGTGGCTCCGGTGTCGCCGGTATCACCTGTCGCACCCGTGGCTCCAGTGTCGCCGGTCGCTCCAGTTGCACCCGTGGCTCCGGTTGCGCCGGTGTCGCCGGTATCACCTGTCGCACCCGTGGCTCCGGTGTCGCCAGTTGCTCCAGTTGCCCCCGTGGCACCAGTCGCTCCGGTGTCGCCGGTATCACCAGTCGCACCCGTGGCTCCAGTGTCGCCGGTCGCTCCAGTTGCCCCCGTGGCACCAGTCGCTCCGGTGTCGCCGGTATCACCAGTCGCACCCGTGGCACCAGTGTCGCCAGTCGCTCCAGTTGCACCCGTGGCTCCGGTTGCGCCGGTGTCGCCGGTATCACCTGTCGCACCCGTGGCTCCAGTGTCGCCGGTCGCTCCAGTTGCTCCCGTGGC contains the following coding sequences:
- a CDS encoding helix-turn-helix domain-containing protein; translation: MALRQSNHGRAVWSVKVLSFDPATKETLLDKCPECGTWLGYGISYGVSSCGKCLHEDTEGFIRGRIDLRDYPQPRVEVEDMEALDFVTGLIDPNPEVRSSFHPALPEALQSYSRGGLFEFAVALACAITADPVKVTAFLPRPGARGGYSRFSPEVLALAGRTILSWPKGFDRLASMARENAALRKGHFGIKKELGALLALRLDPHIEPGLREESRMAIEQDMRRTATGHTMVRRKENLFREDLMTMQQASKHLGITRKTMRRFVDDGAIGAHRAGTAERAPVLVSRKEIESILKARNGFVPATSLSKKFGFPVMVLQSLAKAGVLEEKANPVGLAPGSYYVEGTVNALLGQLDCRAHPISTRTNLVDLRRAALLAGSPSKNPWPGIFRGVLEGQLKLFSRSSGKALLGRYFLEEAAISPISERALTWPEPTDRAPLTRADIGFLLDLPTPSVYALIQDGILSRQPTLSEVQKFYDVFVMSNEAARLLSGSEDLEDWDTSSILSGSGLEPAYTTTYKKRRVWRRRDVLQLARILPTR
- a CDS encoding tetratricopeptide repeat protein, whose amino-acid sequence is MAILDRLTYLASPAAALRRAIQLSDSGKPADAFPLMATAARAGIVDAEYRVARCYLEGSGVPPSRMEGARWLLRAANHGNADAQALLAALYVTGLVTAETDGKGAESEQLFKRDSSSEPDFAAAFGFATKAAEAGSATGQAILGYILTSGPEPMRNADAAHRWYEKSASAGCAEGCLGLALSLARRGKRENRARIADEVRRAADAGLPTATYLLAVLTEHGLGVARDMAAAAQLYQAAAEKGLPSAQFRLGLALIDGGLVDHDTAAGEAWMRRAALAGNIEAANLLGDRCVKTQRPDFAEAANWYRRAAEAGHQAAARALASLYLTGNGVAEDVEEGARWLRTSANGGNQEAQTDLANLVLGGAGEPDDGASVAGWFEAAASSGDLIAAFNLGLCFAKGVGVRQDEGQAAHWLRRAAEGVAEAQYMYARLLQDGRGVAADPTQARAWFARAADAGVLDARVALAEMLLNGRGGTREPTAAMRLFERAAADGHAGAMFALGALYGAGHGLPVDQTAAQKWYAAAAGRGHSQAQLMLGRYLSKGLAGERDPSAGRLWLERAAAHGINEADDELAEL
- a CDS encoding HlyD family type I secretion periplasmic adaptor subunit; amino-acid sequence: METRDPTTPAILEFQWPSAAVANAPIPRAARGIVWIIASLVMALIALAGLIPVDQVVTARGLVVSKSPNIVVQPLETAIVRSIDVREGQHVQAGQVLARLDATFASADLASLAMQVSTLEAEVARLKAEADGQAFNYEGLDPSWTLQASIFERRKAVYDAKVENFDRQRDELNSVISRSLSDADGYRQRLAVAGSIEEMRKQLEARQVGSRLNTLLAEDNRAEMSRALGNAEQTAEAAKLQQAAVAAERDGYIQGWRADVSQSLSEASSRISDARELLNKAKLRKQLVELKSEADAIVQSVAKVSVGSVLQSGERLITLVPANAPLEIETNIVGRSSGFVHVGDQVVIKFDTFPYSQYGLAHGTVRALSPDSFSAQEQARDPNSSLAMLPSDAEPFYRTRISIDQVALHGVPAGFSVSPGMPVTADVKVGRRTVLKYILGVMLPIGQEAMREP
- a CDS encoding peptidase domain-containing ABC transporter translates to MVNVPVNTENQPVSIRAGTKVEGAGGLAGGHEAAARPPGGPADREKVGPRLKAVLHAARYHGVELDPDEFRAAGAIPAAADLSEWAQNAGMWARAVRIRWSHLLRFQDTGPVVLLFSDGGAALLTGASTERNIVFLKSADAPDDGEATAIDELRLAQVWTGEAVLLRATRSHVAADAPFTLHWLAQLVRLESRPLRDIAIASFTLSILTILPPLIVMTLVNKVLQFNSISTLVLLSAVIAVVFAYETLLGHARRLIINVVGARLDTKLQLHVFSRLLRLPLDYFERHPAGETMYHLAQVYRIREFLTGKLLSTFLDMITLCVLVPVMFYINATLAWIVLACAVVIMLIILAFLRPLRRRYQRVVEAETWKSAALGETVVGIKTVKALGLEPQRKALWDERVAEAGKARLAFGQLASWPQTLVTPVERVMVLGTMLIGAYLALNDRSGYMVGSLFAFMMISQRVAQPLVGLARLVEDYEEVGAAIGEAASVLNRPLESSSNSTGLRPKLVGEVAFSDLTFSYIATKTPALDRVSFHIPAGSMFGIVGRSGSGKSTIARLLQGINRDYSGFLKLDGVDLKEINLRHLRQGLGVVLQDNFLFRGSIRDNIIAGRPGLTLSDAMRAAHLAGAQEFIERMPNGYDTYIEEGSPNLSGGQKQRLAIARALIHDPTILILDEATSALDPESEAVVSANLMRIASGRTMIIVSHRLSSLTECDNILVMDQGKVLDVAPHATLLERCALYRQLWSQQNRHLDGRHGRPVAMPPRLV